Within the Macaca nemestrina isolate mMacNem1 chromosome 5, mMacNem.hap1, whole genome shotgun sequence genome, the region AAGACTTTTGGAGAAAGTGGTTGAAACAAGGACAAGGAGAGACCTTGTGATTGCTGGCCAATCATGAAGACATACCAAGCAGATTAAGATGCTAGAGAAACAGGAACCAGAAAGTCATTTCAAATGTAAACCACAAAGTAAATAATTGCAAAAGCAAAAGCTCAAATTGCATATGTTGATTCATAATCAATCTGCCTCACCTATGGAAAACTCTTTGTAGTGAGCCTAAAGGTATCAGAAAataactgaataatttataaaatgatggTTAATGATTCTCCCAAGACATATGATAAGGCAGGCCACTAGTTGATAATAAAAGCCGACCTTAAGGCACACTTCCTTCATGGACCCACAGGCTGCAATGATCTTCCTTTTCCTGAATTCCTAGAATGGTATCAGATAGTAACCAAAGCCAACACTTTATAAAAAATTCTTATATTGCTTTTTAATTGTCTCATGTATGTAAATCTAGGCCAACCTATTCTGaactatgttttatatttcttttgtacaTTTTCCCCACCAGTTAGAGGTAAGTGTGGATTGGAAGTGAGTTAACAATTAACAAATAATTGAATAATAGATTTACCGGTCAAAGATAGTGAATGTACCTCTTGTGTAGGTGATAGAACACTTACCTCAATTACTGAAATTTAATAGTATCATGTTTGTAGTGTTCTGGGGATGTAAGGTATATGTCGCaagtcaaaataataacaatctcATTTGCAATATTCTATTCACTTTCACAACAGCTTTTTATTAATGTGCTTCAGGAAACAAATTTGCAGTTTCTGAATGGGAACTAAATATTTTTCCTGACACTATGTACTTGAGTGCTTTCTGAAACCATGGATAAAAAAAGCCATGAATAAGAGGGTTGCAAGTAGAGTTGAAGTACCCAAGCCACACTAAAAGATCCAGTATTAGTATGGGAGTGGAGTAGTCTAGGTATGGGTCAATCAGAACAGCAAGGAAACAAGGCAACCAGCAAGCCAGAAACACCCCCATTACTATACCCAGGGTCTTCGCTGCTTTCCTGTCCTTTTTCTTGGATAGGTGTTTTTTCACTGCCCCCTTTGTGCTTTCAGGCACATGGCTGATGACACGAGCATGCTGTTTGGAAACGATAAAGATTTTGCCGTAAATACCAACCATGATGGAGCCAGGGGTAAAGAAACATGTAGTGAACAATATTGTCCCCCAAAATTTATTGAAAGTAAGGGCACAGAAATTGAAGCAAGCGACAAGTATCTTATAGCTCTGCATACCGGAAACATTGGCCTCGGATAGAactaaaccaaaagaaaaaagagcaggaaCTGACCAGCAAAATGCCAGCAGTCGCTTTATGGTGGAGCTCGTCATTCTGGTTGTGTAATATAAAGGGTAACACACAGCATAAAATCGGTCAATAGCAATGGAACAGAGGTGGAAAATGGAGGTCAGGCTGAGCATCATGTCAAAGCTCGTGTGGAATTTACAAAAGCCATCTCCAAAGTACCAGCAGCTCTCCACTGATCGCACCATGCTGTATGGCATAATGACAGAACCCAGCAGAAAGTCCGTGGTTGCCATGGAGAGGATCAGAAAGTTTGTGGGAGAGTGAAGCTGTTTGAAATGCGATATAGAAACTATTATAACCAAGTTTCCAAAAATAGTGATAATCATGGCTCCAGTCATAACCGAATACATTATCACCCGGACATGAAAAGAGCGGTTGGTGGGAGGACAggatttatttacaaattttggACAACTGGATAGGTCTTCGGGAATGTAAATCAGATCCATGGTGCTTTACCACTTGAAATTTCTTTCCAGAAGGATGAGTCACTGTTTCTTCTCTTCTTAAAATGATTCCAGTAAATTTCAGCTCCTAATAGTACAAGAGTGTTCAAAGTTATCTATTATTTATTCACTTCAATtgcaatttatttaaatattttaaattatatcaacTGTGTTTGCTTTCTGAGTTACTTGCtgcattataaaaatgaaatttttcaattgtgtattttttcttgtgttatcctatttaattctatttcatccatctatccatccatgtaTCCAACATAGGTTTATCTATTGACTGTTTTATTCCTGGTAAAGAATTGGGAGATTTTCAAGAATTTTTGGTCAGCTTTCACTTTGAACAGACACATTCCTAGAAACTGTTTTGAAT harbors:
- the LOC105465624 gene encoding trace amine-associated receptor 3, with product MDLIYIPEDLSSCPKFVNKSCPPTNRSFHVRVIMYSVMTGAMIITIFGNLVIIVSISHFKQLHSPTNFLILSMATTDFLLGSVIMPYSMVRSVESCWYFGDGFCKFHTSFDMMLSLTSIFHLCSIAIDRFYAVCYPLYYTTRMTSSTIKRLLAFCWSVPALFSFGLVLSEANVSGMQSYKILVACFNFCALTFNKFWGTILFTTCFFTPGSIMVGIYGKIFIVSKQHARVISHVPESTKGAVKKHLSKKKDRKAAKTLGIVMGVFLACWLPCFLAVLIDPYLDYSTPILILDLLVWLGYFNSTCNPLIHGFFYPWFQKALKYIVSGKIFSSHSETANLFPEAH